In Paractinoplanes brasiliensis, the following proteins share a genomic window:
- the soxR gene encoding redox-sensitive transcriptional activator SoxR gives METLSIGDFAARSGVAPSALRYYEREGLIRSTRTSGNQRRYERAELRRVAFIRIAQQVGVSLDEIRAALAELPENRTPTRADWARLSDRWRHRLEEKITLMQRLRDDLSGCIGCGCLSLHRCKLINPDDALAAEGTGPRVLLRPA, from the coding sequence TTGGAGACGCTGAGCATCGGTGACTTCGCGGCCCGCAGCGGGGTCGCGCCGTCCGCTCTGCGCTACTACGAGCGCGAAGGCCTGATCCGTTCCACCCGTACGAGCGGCAACCAGCGCCGGTACGAACGGGCCGAACTGCGGCGAGTCGCCTTCATCCGGATCGCCCAGCAAGTCGGCGTCTCCCTCGACGAGATCCGCGCGGCCCTGGCCGAACTGCCCGAGAACCGTACGCCCACCCGCGCCGACTGGGCCCGCCTGTCCGACCGCTGGCGCCACCGCCTGGAAGAGAAGATCACCCTCATGCAGCGCCTGCGAGACGACCTGTCCGGCTGCATCGGCTGCGGATGCCTCTCCCTGCACCGCTGCAAACTCATCAACCCCGACGACGCCCTGGCCGCGGAGGGGACAGGCCCCCGAGTCCTGCTGCGGCCTGCTTAG
- a CDS encoding thiamine pyrophosphate-dependent enzyme, whose translation MTATAVHTDRLGPLLHRITGDEKHAPSAHSTLDVLWVLYDRVLRITPETVDAPDRDRFLLSKGHGPAAYYAVLAAKGFFPESWLDDLAGWDSPLGHHPDRVTVPGVEVGTGSLGHGLGLGVGMALGLRAQGFARTRVFVLVGDAELDEGSNHEAIAYAAATCLPITAIVIDNQSSTHGWPGGIAARFPGWDVAIVDGRDRNKLERVLSPRHDRPNLVVATVERKGS comes from the coding sequence ATGACAGCGACAGCAGTGCACACCGACCGGCTGGGCCCCCTGCTGCACCGCATCACGGGGGACGAGAAACACGCACCGAGCGCCCATTCGACGCTGGACGTGCTGTGGGTGCTCTACGACCGGGTGTTGCGGATCACGCCGGAGACCGTCGACGCGCCCGACCGCGACCGCTTCCTGCTCTCCAAGGGGCACGGGCCGGCCGCCTACTACGCCGTTCTGGCCGCCAAGGGGTTCTTTCCCGAGTCGTGGCTCGACGACCTCGCCGGGTGGGACAGCCCGCTCGGCCATCACCCCGATCGCGTCACCGTTCCGGGTGTCGAGGTCGGCACCGGGTCACTCGGTCACGGTCTCGGGCTCGGCGTCGGCATGGCGCTCGGCCTGAGGGCCCAAGGCTTTGCCCGTACGCGGGTCTTCGTGCTCGTCGGGGACGCCGAGCTCGACGAGGGCTCCAACCACGAGGCCATCGCGTACGCCGCCGCGACGTGCCTGCCGATCACGGCGATCGTCATCGACAACCAGTCGTCGACGCACGGCTGGCCGGGTGGGATCGCCGCTCGGTTCCCGGGGTGGGACGTCGCAATTGTCGACGGACGTGACCGGAACAAGCTGGAACGGGTGCTGAGCCCGCGCCACGACCGTCCCAACCTGGTCGTCGCCACCGTCGAACGTAAGGGGAGCTGA